One Phaseolus vulgaris cultivar G19833 chromosome 4, P. vulgaris v2.0, whole genome shotgun sequence DNA window includes the following coding sequences:
- the LOC137838502 gene encoding uncharacterized mitochondrial protein AtMg00810-like, whose translation MSPENPNKGGGMPYYMGAFLAVALDWRSQAQSVAKGREALRKLKQEMEVLKKVKQAWGHREEAHQALLKLVQEVESHQPGFEDYQYPNHVFKLKKDLYGLKQAPRQWYERLKNFLLSHGYERGMIDKTLFIKKSNSEIILVQIYVDDIIFGATQDNLCEEFVAAMMGQLSFFLGLLVRQTKDGIFLCKSKYCKEILKKFEMESCKEASTPMPSSCYMVADAAGKGVDQTKYKGLIGYLLYLTVSRPDIMFAICLYARYQANSKESHFKAAKRILKYLKGTTNVGLWYPSHSLIHFIGYSDSDFARCKLDRKSTSGTCHLLGSSLISCHSKKQACVALSTAEAEYIATGSCCAQIL comes from the exons ATGTCGCCAGAAAACCCCAATAAGGGAGGAGGCATGCCTTACTACATGGGGGCGTTCCTGGCGGTAGCACTCGATTGGCGCTCCCAGGCCCAGAGTGTTGCCAAGGGGAGGGAGGCCCTCCGAAAACTGAAGCAAGAGATGGAGGTGCTGAAAAAGGTGAAGCAAGCTTGGGGGCATAGGGAGGAAGCCCACCAAGCTTTACTGAAGTTGGTCCAAGAGG tggaatcacatcaaccgggctttgaagattaTCAATATCCTAATCATGTCTTCAAGCTGAAAAAGGATTTGTATGGgctgaaacaagctccaaggcagtggtatgaaaggcttaAAAACTTCCTTTTGTCACATggctatgaaaggggaatgattgacaagactctcttcatcaaaaagtcaaattctgaaattatccttgtgcaaatctatgttgatgacatcatctttggtgctacacaagataatttgtgtgaagaatttgtggctgctatGATGGGacaactttctttctttcttggattgctgGTCaggcaaacaaaggatggaatctttctatgtaaatcaaagtattgtaaagaaattctcaagaagtttgaaatggaaagttgcaAGGAAGCAAGCACACCTATGCCTTCAAGTTGTTATATGGTtgcagatgctgctggaaaaggggtagatcaaacaaaatataaaggTTTGATTGGCTATTTGCTCTATCTCACAGTAAGTAGACCAGACATAATGTTTGCAATATGCCTTtatgcaagatatcaagcaaattcAAAGGAAtcccacttcaaagctgcaaagagaattctgaaatatctcaaaggaacaacaaatgttgggttatggtatccttctcactctctcaTACATTTTATTGgctattcagattctgattttgcaagATGCAAGCTggataggaaaagcacaagtggcacttgtcatcttcttggttcaagcctcatctcatgccatagtaagaagcaagcttgtgtggctCTCTCTACTGCAGAGGCTGAGTACATTGCTactggaagctgttgtgcacaaatcCTCTAG